The following coding sequences lie in one Monomorium pharaonis isolate MP-MQ-018 chromosome 1, ASM1337386v2, whole genome shotgun sequence genomic window:
- the LOC105828654 gene encoding post-GPI attachment to proteins factor 6, with product MRESALAVLLAWIFVAQQGLCGKLEKIAQRSSNVLDDYYAYRHISIIHFNVPERTVAVVFKFMAKEKKTGGIGRCTPLDVSLHLKSASLPFVCPDGSKVAAKLMESKKRRQHYSLEMLSDGEQRTIKIEAPSAGDWYAIAFRSWTDPEDGKIKQQGLSASCETMMDAEMFVETPATTSLVADPEIEHKVQLDEISDTAIVQYLVPDVGLEELSLSLRSSCGEDCNIAVHVTAEDNLADGLLNSTATSLLFKPYANDFHYVTLRLLSGNASNVTMQLPMSRQVDVGVDQVVLSRNSFPDFFLFDYEHLRGNDTKPQPFNVTADVLSVLSFEIGRVYDVGGTVTLGFKLVDVEEKYKKSIILVACVSLGYYSNITSGGGCVRAQGLTTADVYVNASEPAYVHVPFPETGTWYVSLRVFCPEEEEKAISNGGSSGANTSTSSCTCSRSCLRGDVVCETCDCLSRCTAVRVESIVSSSPCVEGRCGGHGKCMHYMSGGFIFSACYCTGGYRGFDCADNTYVLSTSGILVQLLALTFSNFAFLGSIYVAVRREYFTEAIAYVAVMFFSTFYHACEAGEEVYSVCIMRLSVLQFCDFFNALLAIWVTLVAMASFGPRVTAFCQVAGAIVLAMGAEMDRTALWVFLLPAVTGSALIGLSWGLRCRRKRTIRYPSRPYRTIYFPAGVLLVALGLVCYAFLQTRRNYYLVHSLWHICVAIGVILLLPKRKYMK from the exons ATTCATGgcgaaagaaaagaagacTGGCGGGATAGGTAGATGTACACCGCTCGACGTCTCGCTGCATCTAAAGTCCGCAAGTCTGCCGTTCGTCTGTCCCGATGGATCGAAGGTAGCTGCGAAGCTGATGGAATCGAAGAAACGTCGGCAACATTACAGTCTAGAGATGCTGAGCGACGGTGAGCAGCGTACGATCAAGATAGAAGCTCCGTCAGCAGGCGATTGGTACGCGATTGCTTTTCGATCTTGGACCGATCCCGAGGACGGAAAAATCAAGCAGCAAG GTCTCAGCGCGTCCTGTGAGACCATGATGGACGCCGAGATGTTTGTAGAGACACCAGCTACGACATCGTTGGTGGCTGATCCTGAGATCGAGCATAAGGTGCAACTGGACGAGATTTCCGACACAGCGATAGTGCAGTATCTCGTGCCGGACGTCGGTCTCGAGGAACTGAGCCTGTCCCTGAGATCGTCCTGCGGCGAAGATTGCAACATTGCCGTCCACGTCACGGCGGAGGACAATCTTGCTGATGGTTTGCTCAACTCCACGGCGACGTCTTTGCTCTTCAAGCCCTATGCAAACGATTTTCACTACGTGACCCTTCGTCTACTGTCGGGAAATGCGTCGAACGTGACGATGCAACTGCCGATGAGCCGTCAGGTAGACGTCGGGGTCGATCAGGTTGTGCTGTCGAGAAACTCCTTCCCCGATTTTTTCCTCTTCGACTACGAACACCTGCGCGGCAACGACACGAAGCCCCAGCCCTTCAACGTGACCGCCGACGTTCTCTCCGTCCTTAGCTTCGAGATTGGCCGGGTGTACGATGTTGGCGGCACGGTCACCCTGGGTTTCAAGCTGGTCGACGTGGAGGAAAAGTACAAGAAGAGCATCATTCTTGTGGCCTGTGTTTCCTTAG GATATTACTCGAACATCACATCTGGTGGTGGCTGCGTCCGTGCGCAGGGTCTCACGACGGCGGACGTGTACGTGAACGCGAGCGAGCCGGCTTACGTGCACGTACCCTTCCCCGAGACGGGCACCTGGTACGTCAGCCTGCGCGTCTTCTGTCCCGAAGAGGAGGAAAAGGCAATCAGCAACGGCGGTAGCAGTGGTGCGAATACCAGCACCAGCTCTTGCACCTGCAGCCGCAGCTGCCTTCGGGGCGACGTCGTGTGCGAGACGTGCGACTGCCTGTCGCGTTGCACCGCCGTCCGGGTGGAGAGTATCGTGTCGTCGTCGCCGTGCGTCGAGGGCCGCTGCGGCGGCCACGGCAAGTGCATGCACTACATGAGCGGCGGCTTCATCTTCTCGGCGTGTTACTGCACCGGCGGCTACCGCGGGTTCGATTGCGCGGACAACACATACGTCCTCAGCACCAGCGGCATACTCGTGCAGCTGCTCGCCCTCACCTTCAGCAACTTCGCCTTTCTCGGTTCGATCTACGTGGCGGTACGACGCGAGTACTTCACCGAGGCGATCGCCTACGTCGCGGTCATGTTTTTCTCCACGTTCTACCACGCCTGCGAGGCCGGCGAGGAGGTCTACAGCGTGTGCATCATGCGACTGAGCGTTCTGCAGTTTTGCGACTTCTTCAACGCGCTGCTTGCTATCTGGGTGACTCTGGTGGCGATGGCATCGTTTGGGCCGCGAGTGACCGCTTTCTGTCAGGTGGCTGGCGCAATTGTGCTCGCGATGGGCGCCGAGATGGACCGCACGGCTCTCTGGGTGTTCCTACTGCCGGCAGTCACCGGTTCCGCGTTAATCGGGCTGTCATGGGGGCTTAGATGCAGGAGGAAGCGCACCATTAGATATCCCTCGCGTCCATATAG GACCATCTACTTCCCGGCTGGGGTGCTTCTCGTCGCTCTGGGCCTCGTTTGTTACGCGTTCCTGCAAACTCGCAGGAATTATTATCTCGTTCACAGCCTGTGGCACATTTGCGTGGCTATAGGAGTTATTCTACTGCTGCCGAAGCGCAAGTACATGAAGTGA
- the LOC105828652 gene encoding uncharacterized protein LOC105828652 has protein sequence MMFCISQSLTVAISCFIILVNCSPKFDDGGFVPSSISYMEKQAKAQDQVAMPSSQIKQHAETSKREPETNDITDRNQEARFGFTNIGGTGSGYGVSPYAPAKIDLGGLLLGAIIGVGSILIIPKLLYILSGTYGTYARSEDNGFTQTLTRIDDILARHGIDTTSCMQRAVCTYTQQANASVGEEIENENEKDRKATSFEKMVNTITTNQVFRTAMQGTAIEEAVEAGRNGRSCSRSYPHCGFSMETMLSLLANVIATANARVATPTGSSL, from the exons aTGATGTTTTGTATCTCGCAAAGTTTAACCGTGGCAATAAGCTGCTTCATTATTTTGGTCAATTGCAGTCCAAAGTTCGACGATGGAGG ATTTGTACCAAGCTCTATCAGCTACATGGAAAAGCAAGCGAAGGCACAGGATCAAGTGGCCATGCCGTCGTCTCAGATTAAACAGCACGCTGAAACGTCGAAACGCGAACCCGAGACGAACGACATTACAGATCGTAACCAAGAGGCACGATTTGGTTTCACCAATATTGGCGGTACAGGAAGC GGTTACGGTGTGTCGCCCTATGCGCCGGCGAAGATAGATCTTGGCGGACTTCTCTTGGGAGCCATTATAGGCGTAGGATCGATCCTCATCATCCCTAAACTGCTATATATCTTGTCGGGTACTTACGGCACATATGCGAGAA GTGAAGACAACGGCTTCACTCAGACGCTGACGAGAATCGACGACATCCTGGCCCGCCACGGCATCGACACGACCTCGTGCATGCAACGCGCGGTGTGCACCTACACGCAGCAAGCGAATGCCTCAGTAGGCGAGGAGATCGAAAACGAGAACGAGAAGGACAGGAAGGCGACGTCCTTCGAGAAGATGGTGAACACGATCACCACCAACCAGGTGTTCCGCACGGCCATGCAGGGCACGGCGATCGAGGAGGCGGTGGAGGCCGGCAGGAATGGCAGAAGCTGTTCAAGATCGTACCCACACTGTGGCTTCTCCATGGAGACAATGCTGTCATTGCTGGCTAACGTCATCGCGACGGCGAAcgcgcgcgtcgcgacgcccACCGGCTCCTCGCTATAG